Proteins encoded in a region of the Panicum hallii strain FIL2 chromosome 3, PHallii_v3.1, whole genome shotgun sequence genome:
- the LOC112886141 gene encoding ruBisCO large subunit-binding protein subunit alpha, chloroplastic has translation MASANAISTASLLRPLSQGRARRARNGRLQRFVVRADAKDIAFDQKSRAALQAGVEKLANAVGVTLGPRGRNVVLDEYGSPKVVNDGVTIARAIELYDPMENAGAALIREVASKTNDSAGDGTTTASVLAREIIKLGLLSVTSGANPVSLKKGIDKTVQGLIQELENRARPVKGGGDIKAVAAISAGNDEFIGSMIAEAIDKVGPDGVLSIESSSSFETTVDVEEGMEIDRGYISPQFVTNLEKSIVEFENAKVLITDQKITSIKEILPILEKTTQLRAPLFIIAEDITGEALATLVVNKLRGILNVAAIKAPSFGERRKAVLQDIAIVTGAEFLAKDLGLLVENATEEQLGTARKVTIHQTTTTLIADAASKDEIQARVAQLKKELAETDSIYDTEKLAERIAKLAGGVAVIKVGAATETELEDRQLRIEDAKNATFAAIEEGIVPGGGTAYVHLSTIVPSIKEKIEDPDERLGADIIQKALVAPASLIAHNAGVEGEVVVEKVKESEWEVGYNAMTDKYENLIESGVIDPAKVTRCALQNAASVSGMVLTTQAIVVEKPKPKPQVADPAEGTLTV, from the exons ATGGCCTCCGCCAACGCCATCTCCACCGCCTCCCTCCTCCGGCCCCTCTCTCAG GGCAGGGCGAGGAGGGCCAGGAACGGCCGGTTGCAGCGGTTCGTAGTCCGTGCCGACGCCAAGGACATCGCCTTCGACCAGAAGTCCAGAGCGGCGCTCCAGGCCGGCGTCGAGAAGCTCGCCAACGCCGTCGGTGTCACCCTCGGTCCCCGAG GAAGGAATGTAGTGCTGGATGAGTATGGCAGCCCCAAAGTTGTAAATGATGGAGTAACTATTGCCCGGGCTATTGAGCTGTATGATCCAATGGAAAATGCTGGTGCAGCACTAATTCGTGAG GTTGCTAGCAAGACCAATGATTCTGCTGGTGATGGGACTACAACTGCTTCTGTCCTTGCTCGTGAAATTATCAAGCTAGGCCTTCTGAGTGTAACGTCTGGTGCAAACCCTGTGTCACTTAAGAAGGGAATTGACAAAACTGTGCAGGGTCTAATTCAGGAGCTTGAGAATAGGGCTAGACCAGTCAAGGGTGGTGGTGATATCAAAG CTGTTGCAGCTATCTCTGCTGGCAATGATGAATTCATCGGATCCATGATTGCCGAAGCAATTGACAAAGTGGGCCCTGATGGTGTCCTTTCAATTGAGTCTTCATCATCCTTTGAGACTACTGTTGATGTTGAAGAAGGAATGGAG ATTGACCGTGGATATATTTCCCCACAATTTGTTACCAACCTCGAGAAATCTATTGTGGAGTTTGAGAATGCTAAGGTTCTTATTACTGATCAGAAGATCACAAGCATAAAGGAAATCCTTCCAATTTTGGAGAAGACCACACAGCTGAGAGCCCCACTGTTCATTATCGCTGAGGACATTACTGGTGAAGCTTTGGCAACTCTTGTTGTTAACAAGCTTCGAGGAATCCTTAACGTTGCAGCAATTAAGGCCCCAAGCTTTGGTGAGCGGCGGAAGGCTGTCCTTCAGGACATTGCCATTGTCACAG GTGCTGAGTTCCTAGCAAAAGATCTTGGTTTGTTGGTTGAAAATGCTACAGAGGAACAACTTGGGACAGCAAGGAAAGTCACGATACATCAGACCACAACCACCCTGATAGCAGATGCAGCCAGTAAAGATGAGATCCAAGCGAGGGTTGCACAGCTAAAGAAGGAGCTTGCTGAAACTGATTCAATTTATGATACTGAGAAATTGGCTGAGAGAATTGCGAAACTTGCTGGTGGTGTTGCTGTTATCAAGGTTGGAGCTGCAACTGAAACTGAGCTTGAGGACCGCCAGCTACGAATTGAGGATGCAAAGAATGCCACTTTTGCCGCTATCGAGGAGGGCATTGTTCCTGGAGGTGGTACGGCATATGTGCACTTATCCACCATTGTCCCCTCGATCAAGGAAAAAATTGAGGATCCTGATGAGCGCCTTGGTGCTGACATTATTCAAAAG GCATTGGTGGCACCTGCTTCACTGATCGCGCACAATGCTGGAGTGGAGGGTGAAGTGGTTGTTGAGAAGGTCAAGGAGAGTGAGTGGGAAGTGGGCTACAATGCAATGACAGACAAGTACGAGAACCTGATTGAGTCAGGTGTGATCGACCCTGCCAAGGTAACTAGGTGTGCGCTCCAGAATGCGGCCTCAGTGTCGGGGATGGTCCTAACCACACAGGCCATTGTTGTCGAGAAGCCAAAGCCGAAGCCTCAAGTGGCTGATCCCGCGGAGGGCACCCTTACTGTGTAA